The proteins below come from a single Micromonospora citrea genomic window:
- a CDS encoding Imm1 family immunity protein, producing MKVTWTYDRGDQRDNHEVELTDPDALEALLREIQQAGEPVVLTIFSDTSDPDDLPPGIQIGLGHPTHAFAVHIADDGGYLNDPTVETPTEGVRFDFGGVPTDYPAEHVQLRPETAIQLAVTYLRTGGEPPRLATIAK from the coding sequence ATGAAGGTGACCTGGACCTACGACCGAGGCGACCAGCGCGACAACCACGAGGTCGAACTGACCGACCCCGACGCCCTGGAGGCACTGCTTCGCGAAATCCAGCAGGCCGGCGAGCCCGTCGTGCTGACCATCTTCAGCGACACCAGCGACCCGGACGACCTGCCACCCGGCATTCAGATCGGCCTCGGTCACCCCACCCATGCCTTCGCGGTGCACATCGCCGACGACGGTGGCTACCTCAACGATCCCACAGTGGAAACGCCGACCGAGGGAGTCAGGTTCGATTTCGGCGGTGTGCCTACCGACTACCCGGCGGAGCACGTACAACTTCGGCCCGAAACGGCCATACAGCTCGCTGTCACCTATCTCAGAACCGGCGGCGAGCCGCCGCGCCTCGCAACTATCGCCAAGTGA
- a CDS encoding DddA-like double-stranded DNA deaminase toxin encodes MGGGSDTSRPPVTHDTSASATEATAPPEPLPDWVADAARNLPRREAKDPTSGVALIGGERIPIRSGRDPAAADDLKPAYKLIATTTDHLEAKLAARMRRDHINQAAVVTNNPPCDYTPYGCEKILSRLLPAGAQLAVYVRDDDGRIRHWRTYTGNGKAIA; translated from the coding sequence ATGGGCGGTGGCAGCGACACCAGCCGACCGCCCGTCACGCACGACACCTCTGCGAGTGCGACGGAAGCGACTGCACCACCTGAGCCGCTGCCCGATTGGGTGGCCGATGCGGCTCGGAACCTGCCTCGACGGGAAGCGAAAGACCCCACCTCCGGTGTGGCGTTGATTGGTGGCGAGCGGATACCGATTAGGTCTGGCCGCGACCCGGCCGCCGCCGATGATCTCAAGCCGGCCTACAAGCTCATCGCCACCACGACCGACCATCTGGAGGCCAAGCTTGCCGCCCGGATGCGCCGCGACCACATCAACCAGGCGGCCGTGGTGACGAACAATCCCCCCTGCGACTACACCCCCTACGGCTGCGAGAAGATCCTCTCCCGGCTGCTGCCAGCCGGCGCGCAGCTGGCCGTCTACGTACGCGACGATGACGGTCGGATACGCCACTGGCGTACCTACACCGGAAACGGAAAGGCGATCGCATGA
- a CDS encoding type I restriction endonuclease subunit R produces the protein MTEAQWEALALDALAELGWEPVSGSSIAPGTGERESWAELLLPSRLRDAVARLNPQLPPAQVDEAVAQVLSARSRDAVAENRRLHELMVKGIRSIVYTDQHGAEHNPTIRLVDFRDEAANDYLVANQVTVTEGDHKRRFDVVCYLNGLPVGLIELKKAGDAYADLRGAHRQVGTYVEELPLAFRANVVCVVSDGITARYGTAFTPLEHYAPWNVDDSGEPVPQPPKSDEDLALNLALFGLFTPRRFLELLHGYVAFAEARGGAIKRIAKPHQYFAVEKAVRKTVEATRSDGKAGVVWHTQGSGKSMEMEFYAHQIATHPSMGNPTIVVITDRTDLDEQLLEAFAASELLPERPVQAVTRESLRNELTNRRTGGIVFTTLQKFGRTRDERDAGRKHPLLSDRRNIIVIVDEAHRSHYDSLDGYARHLRDALPHATLIAFTGTPISEADRDTRAVFGDYIDIYDLTRAVDDGATVRVYHESRLIPVDLPADIDPETIDERADTLTAGLDDAEKARIQRTVAVMNAIYGAPDRVEALAADLVEHWQARSEQMRKYIGGPGKAMIVCATRDICARLYDEMIARLPEGWHSDADDLGKIKVVYTGGPGDEPHIRKHVRRPSQTKVIRNRAKNPDDELELIIVQSMLLTGFDSPPLHTLYLDKPMRGAALMQALARVNRTFRGKQDGLLVGYAPITQSLHEALAEYTKSDQDTKPVGRDTGEAVASVRDLHDVLCGTILAGYDWRGVLNSGAKNAFTNAVLGTIDHLRDPSLPENQPEPGEPTLAERFRQAAAKLDRLYALCASSGDINDLRDDIAFFQAVRVWMAKYDVEDRRSRGMPIPAEVALYLRELTAGVIEAGGVTDIYAAAGIDRPDLSHLDEAYLEKLRASKTPNLAIEALRRAIEQTMRKVTRHNIVRQEAFSARLVELMRRYTNQNLTSAEIIAELVAMAKEVSAEANRGQQFSPALTDDELAFYDAVADNESAVAEMGEGQLAGIARDLVASVRRSITVDWTSREDVRAKLRSTIKRLLAVHGYPPDAAEEAIRRVLQQTETFAEEWSPEALG, from the coding sequence ATGACCGAGGCGCAGTGGGAGGCGCTTGCGCTCGATGCCTTGGCCGAGTTGGGCTGGGAGCCCGTATCCGGATCGTCGATCGCGCCGGGGACCGGGGAGCGTGAGTCGTGGGCGGAACTGCTCCTGCCCAGCCGGCTGCGTGACGCCGTCGCCCGGCTCAACCCGCAGCTTCCGCCCGCCCAGGTCGACGAGGCGGTCGCCCAGGTGCTCAGCGCCCGGTCGCGGGACGCCGTCGCCGAGAACCGGCGGCTGCACGAGCTGATGGTCAAGGGCATCCGGTCAATCGTCTACACCGACCAGCACGGGGCTGAGCACAACCCGACCATCCGACTGGTCGACTTCCGGGATGAGGCGGCCAACGACTACCTGGTTGCCAACCAGGTGACCGTCACCGAGGGCGACCACAAGCGTCGGTTCGACGTCGTCTGCTACCTCAACGGCCTGCCGGTCGGGCTGATCGAGCTGAAGAAGGCCGGCGACGCGTACGCCGATCTGCGGGGTGCCCATCGGCAGGTCGGCACCTACGTCGAGGAACTGCCGCTGGCGTTTCGGGCCAACGTCGTCTGTGTGGTGTCTGACGGGATCACCGCTCGCTACGGCACGGCCTTCACGCCGTTGGAGCACTACGCGCCGTGGAATGTCGACGACAGTGGCGAGCCGGTGCCGCAGCCGCCGAAGAGCGACGAGGATCTGGCGCTGAACCTGGCCCTCTTCGGGCTGTTCACCCCGCGCCGGTTCCTGGAGTTGCTGCACGGCTACGTCGCCTTCGCCGAGGCGCGGGGCGGGGCGATCAAACGCATCGCCAAGCCGCACCAGTATTTCGCGGTGGAGAAGGCGGTCCGCAAGACCGTCGAGGCGACCCGCAGCGACGGCAAGGCCGGAGTCGTCTGGCACACGCAGGGTTCCGGCAAGTCGATGGAGATGGAGTTCTACGCCCACCAGATCGCCACCCATCCCAGTATGGGTAATCCGACGATCGTGGTCATCACCGACCGCACCGATCTGGACGAGCAGCTCCTGGAGGCGTTCGCCGCGAGCGAGCTGCTGCCGGAGCGGCCGGTGCAGGCGGTCACCCGGGAAAGCCTGCGCAACGAGCTGACCAACCGGCGCACCGGCGGCATCGTCTTCACGACGTTGCAGAAGTTCGGGCGTACCCGGGACGAGCGGGACGCGGGCCGCAAGCATCCGCTGCTGTCGGACCGGCGCAACATCATCGTGATCGTCGACGAGGCGCACCGCAGTCACTACGACAGCCTCGACGGCTACGCCCGGCACCTGCGCGACGCCCTGCCGCACGCGACGCTGATCGCCTTCACCGGCACGCCGATCTCCGAGGCGGATCGTGACACCCGGGCCGTGTTCGGCGACTACATCGACATCTACGACCTGACCCGGGCCGTCGATGACGGTGCGACGGTCCGCGTCTACCACGAGAGCCGGCTCATCCCGGTTGACCTGCCGGCCGACATCGACCCGGAAACGATCGACGAGCGGGCCGACACGCTGACCGCCGGGCTGGACGACGCCGAGAAGGCCCGCATCCAGCGCACGGTCGCGGTGATGAACGCGATCTACGGCGCCCCCGACCGGGTGGAGGCCCTGGCCGCCGACCTGGTCGAGCACTGGCAGGCGCGATCCGAGCAGATGCGCAAGTACATTGGCGGGCCGGGCAAGGCCATGATCGTGTGCGCGACCCGGGACATCTGCGCGAGGCTCTACGACGAGATGATCGCGCGGCTGCCCGAGGGCTGGCACTCCGACGCCGACGACCTCGGCAAGATCAAGGTCGTTTACACCGGCGGCCCAGGCGACGAGCCGCACATCCGCAAGCACGTGCGGCGGCCCTCCCAGACCAAGGTCATCCGCAACCGGGCGAAGAACCCCGATGACGAGCTGGAACTCATCATCGTCCAGTCCATGCTGCTCACCGGGTTCGACTCCCCGCCGCTGCACACGCTCTACCTCGACAAGCCGATGCGCGGCGCGGCGCTGATGCAGGCGCTCGCCCGCGTCAACCGCACCTTCCGCGGCAAGCAGGACGGCCTGCTGGTCGGCTATGCCCCGATCACGCAGAGCCTGCACGAGGCGCTCGCCGAATACACCAAGAGCGACCAGGACACCAAGCCGGTCGGTCGGGACACCGGCGAGGCGGTCGCCAGCGTCCGGGACCTGCACGACGTCCTCTGCGGGACGATCCTGGCCGGGTACGACTGGCGCGGCGTGCTGAACTCCGGCGCCAAAAACGCCTTCACCAACGCCGTCCTCGGCACCATCGACCACCTGCGCGACCCGAGCCTGCCGGAGAATCAGCCCGAGCCGGGCGAGCCGACCCTCGCCGAACGCTTCCGGCAGGCCGCCGCCAAGCTCGACCGGCTCTACGCGCTCTGCGCCAGCAGCGGCGACATCAATGACCTCCGCGACGACATCGCCTTCTTCCAGGCCGTACGCGTCTGGATGGCCAAGTACGACGTGGAGGACCGCCGGTCCCGGGGGATGCCCATTCCCGCCGAGGTGGCGCTCTACCTGCGGGAACTCACGGCCGGTGTCATTGAGGCCGGTGGAGTCACCGACATCTACGCCGCCGCCGGCATCGACCGGCCCGATCTGTCCCACCTGGACGAGGCATACCTGGAGAAGTTGCGGGCCTCCAAGACGCCGAACCTGGCCATCGAGGCGCTGCGGCGGGCCATCGAGCAGACCATGCGGAAGGTCACCCGGCACAACATCGTGCGCCAGGAAGCCTTCTCCGCGCGCCTGGTCGAGCTGATGCGCCGCTACACCAACCAGAACCTGACGTCCGCCGAGATCATCGCCGAGCTGGTCGCCATGGCGAAGGAGGTGAGCGCGGAAGCCAACCGCGGGCAGCAGTTCAGCCCCGCGCTCACCGACGACGAACTGGCCTTCTACGACGCGGTCGCGGACAACGAGTCGGCCGTGGCCGAGATGGGGGAGGGGCAGCTCGCCGGCATCGCCCGCGACCTGGTGGCGTCCGTCCGCCGGTCCATCACCGTCGACTGGACCTCCCGCGAAGACGTACGCGCCAAGCTGCGCTCCACCATCAAGCGCCTGCTCGCCGTGCACGGATACCCGCCGGACGCCGCCGAGGAGGCCATCCGACGAGTGCTGCAGCAGACCGAAACCTTCGCCGAGGAGTGGTCACCCGAGGCGCTAGGCTGA
- a CDS encoding DUF397 domain-containing protein, which translates to MTDLTGAVWRKSTRSGDNGGDCVEVATNVPDIVAVRDSKDLSGPALTFSPAAWAVFVEETKR; encoded by the coding sequence ATGACTGACCTGACCGGCGCCGTCTGGCGCAAGAGCACCCGCAGCGGCGACAACGGCGGCGACTGCGTCGAGGTCGCCACCAACGTCCCTGACATCGTCGCCGTCCGCGACTCGAAGGATCTGTCCGGGCCTGCCCTCACCTTCTCCCCTGCTGCCTGGGCAGTCTTCGTTGAGGAAACCAAGCGCTGA
- a CDS encoding DUF6244 family protein, whose protein sequence is MSLTDGIGADIQAMTAGVDRTQQEAGAVDHAVEQIIARAVASGFAGIAAGLAPARQVLQQARSRLAQAGGVLGEASRSLSAVPQQPSPQATIAALAPVVAALTAVESHVAAAGSAVDDTRRLITAALQGGQPGPTLSRLHQVLQVLATVRTRGIEARQHIDTALAQARQVGELGN, encoded by the coding sequence ATGTCGCTGACCGACGGCATTGGTGCTGACATACAGGCGATGACGGCCGGCGTGGACCGGACGCAGCAGGAGGCCGGCGCTGTCGACCATGCGGTTGAGCAGATCATCGCTCGGGCGGTGGCCTCCGGCTTTGCCGGCATCGCTGCGGGGTTGGCTCCCGCCCGCCAAGTGCTCCAGCAGGCTCGGTCTCGGCTGGCTCAGGCCGGCGGGGTCCTGGGTGAGGCGTCGCGGTCGCTGAGCGCTGTGCCGCAGCAGCCGTCGCCGCAGGCCACGATCGCCGCGCTCGCGCCGGTCGTGGCCGCGCTGACCGCCGTCGAGAGCCATGTCGCTGCGGCCGGATCCGCGGTCGACGACACGCGACGGCTGATCACGGCGGCGTTGCAGGGAGGACAGCCTGGTCCCACGCTGTCGCGGTTGCATCAGGTCCTGCAGGTCCTGGCGACCGTCCGGACCCGCGGGATCGAAGCCCGACAGCACATCGACACGGCGCTGGCCCAGGCTCGGCAGGTCGGTGAGCTGGGAAATTGA
- a CDS encoding DivIVA domain-containing protein codes for MSVRNQRPGATYRSSAYTSLLPWQVRERRFRSVGLGRRGLEPADVYDFLDRVAGDMAAVYAALAASRRETAVIKDALRRWQSEQARARADRGNQA; via the coding sequence ATGAGCGTCCGCAACCAGCGACCGGGAGCGACCTACCGCTCCTCGGCGTACACCAGTCTGCTGCCGTGGCAGGTGCGCGAGCGCCGCTTCAGGTCGGTCGGGCTCGGACGCCGCGGCTTGGAACCGGCCGACGTCTACGACTTCCTCGACCGCGTCGCCGGCGACATGGCCGCCGTCTACGCCGCCCTGGCCGCCAGTCGCCGGGAGACCGCCGTCATCAAGGACGCGCTGCGCCGCTGGCAGTCCGAGCAGGCCCGCGCCCGCGCCGACCGGGGAAACCAGGCATGA
- a CDS encoding type VII secretion target, whose translation MPGDDGIRVDTDGLTRHAARLDRRADSLDTARQAGQHVRLGAEAYGQLCAIVPVLLDGVAQTLVQGIDTAAGSVRDTADRLRTGADRYRAADTRAEQSLQRIRHNR comes from the coding sequence ATGCCCGGCGATGACGGCATCCGGGTCGACACCGACGGCCTGACCCGCCACGCCGCACGCCTCGACCGCCGCGCCGACAGTCTCGACACCGCCCGCCAGGCCGGCCAGCACGTCCGGTTGGGCGCCGAGGCGTACGGGCAGCTCTGCGCGATCGTGCCGGTGCTGCTCGACGGCGTCGCGCAGACCCTGGTCCAGGGCATCGACACCGCAGCCGGCTCGGTGCGCGACACGGCCGACAGGCTGCGGACCGGCGCCGACCGCTACCGGGCCGCCGACACCCGGGCCGAGCAGTCGCTGCAGCGGATACGGCACAACCGGTGA
- a CDS encoding restriction endonuclease subunit S: MSESTTLGALVAAGYLELGDGYRTKRSEHGRPGLPILRVAEVLDGKILPAFEDYVSDAYRRAMGAKISRPGDVVLTTKGTVGRVAIIPDSSSEFVYSPQLCYFRVDPDSPLDARYLYYWFRSDFFWSQAGSRKSQTDMADYINLADIRSLRISLPSFSDQRAVVEVLGALDEKIEVNERIARNAAELAEAQFALTTAAAPRLVLVGDVAEFHNRHRIPLSSKQRSEMPGRYPYYGANGIVDHVGQFIFDGHYVLVGEDGSVVSGDGTPVVHDVRGAFWVNNHAHVLTGNSISNEILLVALRLADVRPLVTGAVQPKLSMGNLKKLPLALPSESLAPQLESQLRELFALAESRSAESHTLAELRDALLPGLMSGAIRVRDAEKAVEDAT, from the coding sequence ATGTCTGAGTCCACGACACTTGGTGCTCTCGTCGCTGCTGGTTACTTGGAATTAGGCGATGGCTACCGCACAAAGCGCTCCGAGCATGGGCGCCCCGGCTTGCCGATTCTCCGTGTTGCGGAGGTTCTTGATGGAAAAATCTTGCCTGCCTTCGAGGACTATGTCAGCGATGCATACCGGCGAGCGATGGGAGCCAAAATTTCTCGGCCGGGTGACGTTGTTCTTACAACGAAAGGGACTGTTGGTCGGGTTGCCATAATTCCCGACAGTTCATCGGAATTCGTCTACAGTCCGCAACTCTGTTATTTCCGCGTCGATCCCGACTCGCCCTTGGATGCGCGCTACCTGTACTACTGGTTCAGAAGCGACTTCTTTTGGTCCCAGGCCGGGTCGCGGAAGAGTCAGACGGACATGGCGGATTACATTAACCTTGCTGACATTCGGTCTCTTCGGATATCTCTCCCGTCGTTCTCTGATCAACGGGCGGTAGTAGAGGTGCTTGGAGCGCTCGACGAAAAGATCGAGGTTAACGAGCGGATAGCTCGAAATGCCGCTGAGCTCGCGGAGGCGCAGTTCGCTTTGACGACGGCAGCAGCGCCTCGCCTGGTATTGGTCGGAGACGTTGCGGAGTTTCACAATCGGCACCGTATCCCCCTCTCGTCAAAACAGCGTTCTGAGATGCCCGGTCGATATCCCTATTACGGCGCGAACGGCATCGTGGATCACGTCGGACAGTTCATCTTTGATGGGCACTACGTCCTCGTTGGTGAAGATGGAAGTGTCGTTTCGGGTGACGGCACTCCGGTTGTTCATGATGTGCGTGGAGCATTTTGGGTTAACAACCATGCGCACGTGTTGACGGGCAATTCAATCTCGAACGAGATCTTGCTTGTGGCGCTTAGGCTTGCTGACGTTAGACCCCTTGTGACGGGAGCAGTGCAGCCAAAGCTGAGTATGGGCAATCTAAAGAAACTGCCCCTTGCGCTCCCAAGTGAAAGCCTCGCGCCGCAGCTAGAGTCGCAACTTCGCGAACTCTTTGCCTTGGCCGAATCGAGGAGCGCCGAAAGTCACACGCTTGCAGAACTGCGTGATGCACTGCTTCCGGGGCTAATGTCAGGTGCGATTCGAGTGCGGGACGCCGAGAAGGCGGTGGAGGACGCGACATGA
- a CDS encoding DUF6308 family protein: MPSDWLGLPDIIAVLDDRRSVSDLRRYFVPGAFTGSHFEALGAASNALHRDVVTAEDLIAIQLLEARAPTAVALDLIQGDLGQRISDELRKIPLAVSLSDDTARLYIEDDGPADRAWHLLTEQRGVKKAVAGKLLARKRPKLIPVYDNVVACALRGRPGFWLWLHELLRADDLCLTHRLRNLRNQADVPAQVSDIRIFDIVFWMRHRRNHLRRRCPGL; the protein is encoded by the coding sequence ATGCCATCAGATTGGCTTGGGCTGCCCGACATCATTGCTGTGCTCGACGACCGGCGTTCAGTCTCCGATCTACGTCGCTATTTTGTGCCTGGCGCGTTCACCGGCAGCCACTTCGAGGCGTTGGGTGCTGCCTCCAATGCCCTGCATCGGGACGTTGTGACGGCGGAGGATCTGATTGCCATCCAGTTGTTGGAGGCGCGAGCACCAACTGCGGTCGCCCTCGACCTCATCCAAGGAGACCTGGGCCAGCGGATAAGCGACGAGCTTCGCAAGATCCCACTAGCGGTGAGTCTAAGCGACGACACGGCGAGGCTCTACATCGAGGACGACGGGCCAGCAGATCGCGCGTGGCACTTGCTGACAGAGCAACGCGGGGTGAAGAAGGCGGTTGCCGGGAAGCTCCTGGCTCGCAAACGCCCAAAGCTCATCCCGGTCTACGACAACGTCGTGGCTTGCGCGCTTCGTGGCCGCCCCGGGTTCTGGCTCTGGTTGCACGAGCTGCTGCGGGCCGACGATCTTTGCTTGACGCACAGACTGCGGAACCTCCGAAATCAAGCCGATGTCCCAGCCCAGGTGTCCGACATCCGGATCTTCGACATCGTCTTCTGGATGCGGCACAGACGCAATCACCTGCGGAGACGCTGTCCCGGCCTATGA
- a CDS encoding WXG100 family type VII secretion target, with protein sequence MTSNPLVATAADTPPSAWAGIWICEDIELIAQGVRNGSWIDGTLGVVSAGLDALAFVSDPVGALLQYGIAWLIEHVKPLSEALDWLAGDPAQITAHAQTWRNVAASLRKEAAELAAAVRTDVASWGGGAGPAYRAWAAEQQQAIGGLAQGADTLAAVTEGAAGLVAAVRLLVRDAIATCVSRLIVYAGELVVTGGFAAPLVVEQATTLVASWAGRIARLLRGLLASLRRLMPEIRRLGDLIERLKQALNRIAGIGPSDRMGRRRDWANPEDRPVAPQRPPDSLLPAGDPVYHTNHSTVIGYDARTMRNMEKVLPLEGHHDVVVHGTDKGFFVPGKVSAEGADMNGVPTSAAQIVAALKENPAYSGGPVRLVSCYSGVIDPKALDSVPLAQQVADELGVRVVAPTERVGTNRWAAEPERPTVADGGAWVTFEPKEY encoded by the coding sequence GTGACCTCCAACCCGCTCGTCGCCACCGCCGCCGACACCCCGCCCAGCGCCTGGGCCGGCATCTGGATCTGCGAGGACATCGAACTCATCGCCCAGGGCGTCCGCAACGGCAGCTGGATCGACGGCACCCTCGGCGTGGTCAGCGCCGGCCTGGACGCCCTCGCCTTCGTCTCCGACCCGGTCGGCGCGCTGCTCCAATACGGCATCGCCTGGCTGATCGAGCACGTCAAGCCGCTCAGCGAGGCACTGGACTGGCTCGCCGGCGACCCGGCGCAGATCACCGCCCACGCCCAGACCTGGCGCAACGTCGCCGCGTCGCTGCGCAAGGAAGCCGCCGAACTGGCCGCCGCCGTCCGCACCGACGTCGCAAGCTGGGGCGGCGGTGCCGGCCCCGCCTACCGGGCCTGGGCCGCCGAGCAGCAGCAGGCCATCGGCGGGCTGGCCCAGGGCGCCGACACCCTCGCCGCCGTCACCGAGGGAGCCGCCGGCCTGGTCGCCGCCGTTCGGCTGCTGGTCCGCGACGCCATCGCCACCTGCGTCTCCCGCCTCATCGTGTACGCGGGCGAACTGGTCGTCACCGGCGGGTTCGCCGCGCCGCTGGTGGTGGAGCAGGCGACGACGCTGGTGGCGTCGTGGGCGGGGCGGATCGCGCGGCTGCTGCGAGGGCTGCTGGCGAGCCTGCGGCGGCTGATGCCGGAGATCCGGCGGCTCGGCGACCTGATCGAGAGGCTGAAGCAGGCGCTCAATCGGATCGCAGGAATCGGTCCCTCCGACCGTATGGGAAGACGCCGGGACTGGGCGAACCCGGAGGACCGACCGGTCGCACCGCAGCGACCACCAGACTCGCTCCTGCCCGCAGGCGATCCGGTGTACCACACGAACCATTCCACGGTGATCGGGTACGACGCGAGAACGATGCGCAACATGGAGAAGGTCCTCCCCCTTGAAGGCCACCATGATGTCGTCGTGCACGGCACCGACAAGGGGTTCTTCGTCCCCGGTAAGGTCTCCGCCGAGGGGGCCGACATGAACGGGGTCCCGACCAGTGCGGCACAGATCGTCGCAGCGCTCAAGGAGAACCCTGCCTACAGCGGAGGGCCAGTCAGGCTCGTTTCCTGCTACTCCGGGGTGATCGACCCGAAGGCGCTCGATTCAGTGCCGCTCGCCCAACAGGTCGCCGACGAACTCGGCGTCCGCGTCGTAGCCCCGACGGAAAGGGTGGGAACGAACCGGTGGGCTGCGGAGCCGGAGCGCCCCACCGTGGCCGACGGGGGCGCCTGGGTGACCTTCGAACCGAAGGAGTACTGA
- a CDS encoding helix-turn-helix domain-containing protein, which translates to MTEDVGSTVPRRQLGRLLRQYRTEAGVTLDAAAEALEYSRQKIWRIECGMGPVRVLDVKAMCELYGVSAEMTEAMRGLATETKSKGWWHAYGDAVPSWFELYVGLESAAAHLRRYDESLIPGILQTKEYAHALYRLGGRLSDEERERAVQVRLQRQALLVRRLPAAPRLDAVLSEAVLRRVLGGPEVMSLQLDQLIKLSGLPNVSVRVLPLAAGPQPGAVAGSFVILDFPPTKGGRAAPEPSVVYSESLTGALYLDKPDEMAAYDRVWTGLDALALGEAESRDMIKRLIGEMRHD; encoded by the coding sequence GTGACCGAGGATGTCGGATCGACCGTGCCGCGCCGGCAACTCGGCCGGCTGCTACGCCAGTACCGCACCGAGGCGGGAGTGACCCTCGACGCCGCCGCCGAGGCCCTCGAATACAGCCGGCAGAAGATCTGGCGGATCGAATGTGGCATGGGCCCGGTCCGGGTCCTCGACGTCAAGGCGATGTGCGAGCTGTACGGGGTGTCCGCCGAGATGACCGAGGCGATGCGCGGGCTCGCCACGGAGACGAAGTCCAAGGGCTGGTGGCACGCGTACGGCGATGCGGTCCCGAGCTGGTTCGAGCTGTACGTCGGCCTGGAATCCGCCGCCGCCCACCTCCGCCGGTACGACGAGTCGCTGATCCCCGGAATCCTTCAGACCAAGGAGTACGCCCACGCCCTCTACCGTCTTGGCGGGCGGTTGAGCGACGAGGAGCGCGAACGGGCGGTGCAGGTTCGGCTTCAGCGACAGGCACTTCTCGTCCGACGGCTACCGGCGGCCCCCCGACTTGATGCCGTGCTGTCGGAGGCGGTGCTCCGACGGGTTCTCGGCGGTCCCGAGGTGATGAGCCTCCAACTCGACCAGCTCATCAAGCTCTCGGGCCTTCCAAACGTGTCAGTCAGGGTGCTGCCACTGGCGGCGGGTCCTCAGCCCGGCGCGGTAGCCGGGTCCTTCGTCATCCTCGACTTCCCACCGACCAAGGGTGGTCGCGCCGCCCCAGAACCATCAGTCGTCTATAGCGAGTCCCTGACAGGAGCGCTCTACCTCGACAAGCCCGACGAGATGGCCGCCTACGACCGCGTCTGGACGGGCCTGGATGCGCTCGCCCTCGGCGAGGCAGAATCGAGAGACATGATCAAGCGGCTCATCGGGGAGATGCGACATGACTGA
- a CDS encoding restriction endonuclease codes for MSNLRAVVEQCVERQRRFSQRGQRINEQNTKAGLIAPVIGALGWDLYDPDEVHHEYKRSKHDNPVDYALLLLRTPRLFIEAKALGENLDDPRWANQTIGYATMAGVEWVALTNGAEWRVYNAHAPVPIEDKLFRAVRLEDDVASAVELLRLLSKENMGDNRIEELWKSFFVDRQVHAKLTDLFAGSEPAPELVDLLGRRMPKLSREEVRQSLVRARATFDFPTSVAVSAPAQGQTPPAQAYQPPTQRAPAEPVPPTPVYQLPATRSSTRGPRVTPDERRLKLVDLLAAGRLLPGTTLFGRYLGEQYTAELLADGRVRYRGEICNSPSRAGEAVKIAVHGQDITDARKATDGFDFWQAQDALVGDVVKLKEIRRRVASGR; via the coding sequence ATGAGTAATCTGCGTGCCGTCGTCGAGCAGTGCGTGGAGCGGCAGCGGCGTTTTAGTCAGCGCGGCCAGCGGATCAACGAGCAGAACACCAAGGCCGGACTCATCGCCCCGGTCATCGGAGCACTCGGCTGGGACCTCTACGACCCCGACGAGGTGCACCACGAGTACAAGCGGAGCAAGCACGACAATCCGGTCGACTATGCCTTGCTGCTGCTGCGCACCCCACGACTGTTCATCGAGGCGAAGGCGCTCGGGGAGAATCTCGACGATCCGCGCTGGGCCAACCAGACGATCGGCTACGCGACGATGGCCGGTGTGGAGTGGGTCGCCCTCACCAATGGCGCGGAGTGGCGGGTCTACAACGCCCATGCCCCGGTGCCAATCGAGGACAAGCTCTTCCGTGCGGTCCGGTTGGAGGATGACGTTGCCTCGGCAGTGGAGCTGTTACGCCTGCTCAGCAAGGAAAACATGGGGGACAACCGGATCGAGGAGCTGTGGAAGAGCTTCTTCGTCGACCGGCAGGTCCACGCCAAACTGACGGACCTGTTCGCCGGCTCGGAGCCCGCGCCCGAGCTGGTGGACCTGCTTGGCCGCCGTATGCCGAAGCTGAGCCGCGAAGAGGTCCGCCAAAGCCTCGTGCGAGCGCGGGCCACCTTCGACTTTCCGACGTCAGTGGCTGTCTCCGCGCCGGCCCAGGGGCAGACTCCACCAGCGCAGGCGTACCAGCCTCCGACTCAGCGGGCGCCAGCCGAACCAGTCCCGCCGACGCCCGTGTATCAGTTGCCCGCGACCAGAAGCTCGACGCGAGGACCACGCGTGACTCCGGACGAACGAAGGCTGAAGCTCGTAGACCTTCTCGCAGCCGGAAGGCTGCTGCCGGGAACCACGCTCTTCGGCCGCTACCTCGGCGAGCAGTACACGGCGGAGCTGTTGGCGGACGGTCGGGTCCGATACCGGGGAGAGATCTGCAACTCACCCTCCCGGGCTGGCGAGGCGGTGAAGATCGCAGTTCATGGCCAGGACATCACCGATGCCCGCAAGGCCACCGACGGATTTGACTTCTGGCAGGCGCAGGATGCGCTGGTGGGTGACGTGGTGAAGCTCAAGGAGATCCGCCGTCGCGTCGCCTCGGGGAGGTAG